A stretch of DNA from Nitratireductor thuwali:
AGCTGACCGTCGGCATGCCCGCAACGATCACGGTCGGCACCGGCATGGATGCCTTCGCCCATTGCCTGGAAGCCTATTCCTCGCCCTTCTACCATCCCATGAGCCAGGGCATCGCGCTCGAGGGAATGCGGCTGGTGAAGGAGAATCTTCCAAAGGTCGTGGCCGACCCCGGCAATCTGGAGGCGCGCGGGCACATGATGAGCGCCGCCGCCATGGGCGCCGTCGCCTTTCAGAAAGGTCTCGGCGCCATCCACGCGCTCTCCCATCCCGTGGGTGCGATCTACAACACCCATCATGGCATGACCAACGCGGTGGTGATGCCCGCCGTTCTAAGGCTCAACCGCCCCGCCATCGAGGACCGCATCGCGGCCGCTGCCGCCTATCTCGGCATTTCCGGCGGGTTCGACGGCTTCTACGACTTCGTCATCGGCCTGCGCGCCGAACTCGGCGTGCCGGACCGGCTGGGCGAGCTCGGCGTCGGGACCGATCGCATCGACGACCTGGTCCAGATGGCGCTGGAGGATCCAACGGCCGGCGGCAATCCCGTCCGCCTCGACCCGGAGAATGCCCGCAAGCTGTTCGAGGAAGCGATCTGAAAGGACGGCGCCGACCGCAAAACGCAACGGCAGAGCGCCGTGCGTCCATCCGGACGCACAAAGGATGCCCTGAACCTACGCCAGCGGCGCCGTGCTTTTCCTGACCACCAGCTCGACGCCCAGCACCTGATGCACCGCCGAGGCGGCTTCGGTTTCATCGCCGCTGATCTGCTCGATGAGCAGCCTGGCGGCGGCGTTGCCGATGGCGTTTCGGGGCTGGTGTATCGTGGTCAGGGGCGGGATGAAGCGCCGGGCGATGTCGATGTCGTCGAAACCGACGATGGAGACGTCGCCGGGCACCGACAGCCCTTCCTGGCTGAGCTCGGATATGAAGCCGCAGGCCATCTGGTCGCTGGCGCAGAACAGCGCCGTGGGGCGCTCCTCCATGGCAAGCCATTGCCGCGCGGCATCCGCGCCCGACTGCAGGCTGAAATCGCCGTCGATGAACCACTCGTCGCGGATGTCGAGCCCTAGGGAAGCCAGCGCCTTGCGCGTGCCGGCGAGCCGCGTTTCGGTGAGGACGTTGCCAGAAGGCCCCGTCACATGCCCGATGTTCCGGTGCCCCAGCTCATGGAGGTGGCGCACCGCCATGGCCGCCCCGGCCTCGTTGTCGATGGCCACGTTGGGAAAGGAGCTGTCGGCGATCCACTCGCAGGCGAAGACGATCGGCGGCATGGCGCTGGATGCCTGCCCGTCGCCGAGCAGGGCGCGGGGCAAGGAGCCGTCGAGCGCGATCAGCCCGTCCGCCCGGGTATTGTGCAGATAGCTGACGAGCTGGGCCTGGTCCGCGTCGGGATGCTTGGTGTCCACGATCAGCACGGAGAGCCCTTCGGCCGCCGCCGTCTGCTCGATGCCGGAAAGGATGCGCGAGAAGAACGGATTGCCGAGATTGGGCACCAGCACGACGATGGCGCCGGTGCGCTTGCGCCGCAGGTTACGGGCCATGAGATTGATGTGGTAGCCGGTCGTGCGGATGGCTTCGAACACGGCCTCGCGCGTCACCTCCGACACGATCTCGGGATTGCTGATGGCCCGGCTCACCGTGGCTGTGGACACGCCGGCGACCCGCGCAACATCCTGAATCTTGGTCGCTTTCCTGTCCAATCCCGTTCCTACCCGTGCCCTCAATCCGCTCTTCCGGCAAAGCGACCCCATAAAAGGCTTGACACTTTTGCCGCGGCAAATCAAGCTACATGTAATCGATTACAAGCGCTGGCATCATAGCATGTAATCGATTTCATCGGTAGGAGGCCGTTTTTTGTTTTTGGTCCGCGAGCGGGCCACCGAATGGGAGGAATGAGATGAACACTTTTAAAGCCGCACTGGCAGCGTCCACCATGATGGGCGCCGTAACGGCCGCGTCGGCGGTCGAACTGGAAGTGACGCATTGGTGGACCTCGGGCGGTGAAGCCGCCGCGGTCGCGGAATTTGCCAAGGCATTCGAGGAAAAGACCGACCACACATGGGTCGACGGCGCCATCGCCGGTGGCGGCAACACCGCCCGTCCCGTCATGATCAGCCGCATCACCGGCGGCGATCCTATGGGCGCCACGCAGTTCAACCATGGCCGGCAGACGGAGGAACTGGTCGAGGCGGGCCTGATGCGTCCGCTTACCGGCCTTGCCGAAGAGGAAGGGTGGAAGGACATCGTGAGGCCTGCGAGCCTGCTCGACAGCTGCACGGTCGACGGCGAAATCTACTGCGTGCCGGTCAACATCCATTCCTGGGAGTGGCTGTGGCTTTCCAACAAGGCTTTCGAAGAGGCCGGCGTGCCGGTGCCGAGCAATTGGGACGAGTTCGTCGCGGCTGCTCCCGCGCTTGAGGAAGCCGGCAAGATCCCGCTCGCCATTGGCGGCCAGCCCTGGCAGATCGGCGGCGCCTTCCGCGTCCTCGTCGCTTCGCTCGGCGGCCCTGAGCTCTATCAGCAGGTCTATGGCGACAAGAATGCCGAGGTGGCCGGCGGCCCGGAGATGGCCAAGATATTCAAGGCCGCCGACGATGCGCGCAAGATGGCTGCGAAATCGACGGTCCAGGACTGGAACCAGGCGACCAACCTCGTGATCACCGACGAGGCCGGCGGCCAGATCATGGGCGACTGGGCGCAAGGTGAATTCCAGGTGGCCGGCGAGACAGCCGGCGAAGACTACACCTGTCTGCCCGGGCTCGGCGTGCACCAGGTCCTGTCGACCGGCGGCGACGCCTTCTACTTCCCGAAGGTGGAGGACGAAGAGATCGCCAAGGCGCAGGAAGAGCTCGCCTCGGTGATGCTCGATCCCGAGGTCCAGGTCGCCTTCAATCTGAAGAAGGGATCGGTGCCGGTGCGCGGCGACGTCGACCTCGCTGCGGCCAATGACTGCATGAAGAAGGGTCTTGCGATCCTGGAGAACGGCACCCTCGTTCCTTCCGGCGAGCAGCTCATGTCGCAGGACGCCCTCAACCAGATCAATGATCTGATGGCGCAGTTCTTCAGCACGCCGTCGATGACGGCGGAAGATGCGCAGAAGCGTTTCGTCGACATCGTCGGCAGCGCCACCTGACCGCCTGAACACGGAGCCGCCGGCCGGTCGCGCCGGCCGGTGGCTCCAAACCCTCCACAGTTCGCCGGCCGGGAGATCATGCGATGACGCAGCAAAGCCGTCCGAACCAGCTTTTCCGGAATCTTCACGCAAAGATCGCGGCCATACCGATGATCTTGACGGCCGTGGTGATTTTCGCTGGCGGAACGCTCTGGACGATTTTCTATTCCTTCACCGACTCAGGGCTGCTCCCCCGTCTGCAGTTCGTGGGGCTGGCGCAGTACGACCGTCTGTGGTCGACGCCGCGCTGGCTCATATCGATCGAAAATCTCTTCATATACGGCCTCGGCATGCTGGTCTTCTCGCTGGTGATCGGCTTCGTCCTGGCCGCCTTGCTTGACCAGAAGATCCGCTTCGAGAACACGTTCCG
This window harbors:
- a CDS encoding iron-containing alcohol dehydrogenase; this encodes MSQTANWSYPTSIRFGAGRVKELAEACKAAGMSRPLLVTDKGLAPLPITGQALAVLGDAGLGAAMFSDVDPNPDENNLAAGIKVFNEGGHDGVVAFGGGSGLDLGKLVAFMAGQTRPVWDFEDIGDWWTRADAAKIAPIVAVPTTAGTGSEVGRAGVLTNSVTHVKKIIFHPKMLPAVTICDPELTVGMPATITVGTGMDAFAHCLEAYSSPFYHPMSQGIALEGMRLVKENLPKVVADPGNLEARGHMMSAAAMGAVAFQKGLGAIHALSHPVGAIYNTHHGMTNAVVMPAVLRLNRPAIEDRIAAAAAYLGISGGFDGFYDFVIGLRAELGVPDRLGELGVGTDRIDDLVQMALEDPTAGGNPVRLDPENARKLFEEAI
- a CDS encoding LacI family DNA-binding transcriptional regulator, producing MDRKATKIQDVARVAGVSTATVSRAISNPEIVSEVTREAVFEAIRTTGYHINLMARNLRRKRTGAIVVLVPNLGNPFFSRILSGIEQTAAAEGLSVLIVDTKHPDADQAQLVSYLHNTRADGLIALDGSLPRALLGDGQASSAMPPIVFACEWIADSSFPNVAIDNEAGAAMAVRHLHELGHRNIGHVTGPSGNVLTETRLAGTRKALASLGLDIRDEWFIDGDFSLQSGADAARQWLAMEERPTALFCASDQMACGFISELSQEGLSVPGDVSIVGFDDIDIARRFIPPLTTIHQPRNAIGNAAARLLIEQISGDETEAASAVHQVLGVELVVRKSTAPLA
- a CDS encoding ABC transporter substrate-binding protein; this translates as MNTFKAALAASTMMGAVTAASAVELEVTHWWTSGGEAAAVAEFAKAFEEKTDHTWVDGAIAGGGNTARPVMISRITGGDPMGATQFNHGRQTEELVEAGLMRPLTGLAEEEGWKDIVRPASLLDSCTVDGEIYCVPVNIHSWEWLWLSNKAFEEAGVPVPSNWDEFVAAAPALEEAGKIPLAIGGQPWQIGGAFRVLVASLGGPELYQQVYGDKNAEVAGGPEMAKIFKAADDARKMAAKSTVQDWNQATNLVITDEAGGQIMGDWAQGEFQVAGETAGEDYTCLPGLGVHQVLSTGGDAFYFPKVEDEEIAKAQEELASVMLDPEVQVAFNLKKGSVPVRGDVDLAAANDCMKKGLAILENGTLVPSGEQLMSQDALNQINDLMAQFFSTPSMTAEDAQKRFVDIVGSAT